AGGTGGAAGGTACGGTAATCGAACCTTTGCCAAATGCTATGTTTCGAGTAGAATTAGAGAATGGACATAAAGTCCTTGCTCACGTCTCAGGAAAAATCCGCATGCACTTTATCCGTATCCTGCCGGGGGATAAAGTAACTGTTGAACTGTCGCCGTACGACTTAACCCGCGGACGTATTACGTACCGCTATAAATAGTAAGCAAAACCCCTAGAAAAGGGAGGCAAGAACCATGAAAGTGAGACCTTCGGTTAAACCGATCTGCGAGAAATGCAAGGTTATCCGTCGCAAAGGTAACGTAATGGTTATTTGTGAAAATCCGAAGCATAAGCAAAAACAAGGGTAAACAAGGAGGTGCTTTTGACACATGGCACGTATTGCAGGCGTAGACTTGCCGCGCGAAAAACGCGTTGAAGTTGCTCTTACCTACATTTTTGGTATTGGCCGCCCCACGTCTCAAAAAATTCTGTCCGCTACTGGCGTAGATATGAACACTCGTGTTCGCGATCTGACAGAAGATGAAGTGAACAAACTTCGTGAGTACATCGACAAAACTGTGAAGGTAGAAGGTGACCTCCGTCGTGAGATCTCCCTCAACATCAAGCGTCTGATGGAAATCGGTTGCTTCCGTGGCATCCGCCATCGTCGTGGACTTCCAGTTCGCGGTCAACGTTCTAAAACAAATGCTCGTACGCGTAAAGGTCCACGCCGTACAGTAGCAAACAAGAAGAAGTAAAGGAGGGTAATCTGACATGGCGAAAAGAAAACAAGCTACAGCAACACGTACCCGTCGTCGTGACCGTAAGAATGTTGAAGTCGGCGTAGCACACATCCGTTCTACTTTCAACAATACGATCGTCACAATCACGGATCCACACGGTAACGCGATCTCTTGGTCCAGTGCTGGTTCCCTCGGCTTCAAAGGCTCCCGTAAAAGCACTCCATTTGCTGCGCAAATGGCTGCTGAAGCGGCTGCACGCGTTGCTATGGAACACGGCATGCGTTCCCTTGAAGTATCGGTAAAAGGCCCAGGTGCAGGTCGTGAAGCTGCGATCCGTTCCCTGCAAGCAACTGGTCTTGAAGTGAACATGATTAAAGACGTGACGCCAATTCCGCACAACGGTTGCCGTCCACCAAAACGTCGCCGCGTGTAACTGGTTTATATCGTTCAGAACATGTCCATACTAGAATGGTAAATTCTGATTTATAGCTTGTCATGCACGCAAACGGTAAACCGCCGGGGAAATTCCTGAGTGGGCACGTATGCGGCCCACCCAAGGATTTCGACGTTTTGAAGGAGGGTTTGTTTAATGATAGAAATAGAAAAACCAAAAATCGAGGTTGTGGAAGTTAGCGACGACAACTCGTATGGAAAGTTTGTTGTAGAACCTCTAGAGCGCGGATACGGAACTACCCTTGGCAACTCGCTGAGACGAATTCTTCTTTCGTCCTTGCCAGGCGCGGCAGTTCGTACTGTTCAAATCGATGGGGTTCTTCACGAATTCTCTACGGTTGAAGGCGTCGTTGAAGATGTAACCGAGATCATCCTGAACATCAAAGGCTTGGCGCTGAAGATCCATTCCGATGAAGAAAAAGTAATCGAGATCGATGCAGAAGGCGAAGGCGTTGTCAAAGCGGGAGATATCCGTGCTGACAGTGATGTGGAGGTCTTAAACCCTGATCTTCATATTGCAACGTTGGCCAATGGCGGTCGTCTGCATATCCGCATGACAGCTGGACGTGGTCGTGGTTATGTTCAATCTGATGGAAACAAATCTGAGGATCTGCCTATTGGTGTGATTCCGATTGATTCGATCTACACGCCGATCAAGCGCGTTAACTATCAAGTGGAAAATACCCGTGTAGGGCAAATGACCAACTATGACAAGTTAACACTTGAGGTTTGGACTAACGGTAGCATCAGTCCGGAAGAAGCCGTGAGTCTCGGCGCAAAAATCATGACGGAGCACCTGAACTTGTTCGTCGGTCTGACTGACGAGGCGAAGGATGCAGAAATCATGGTAGAGAAGGAAGAGGACAAGAAAGAGAAAGTCTTGGAGATGACTATCGAAGAGCTCGATCTTTCTGTTCGTTCCTACAACTGCTTGAAGCGTGCCGGTATTAATACCGTGCAAGAGCTGACGCAGAAGACCGAAGAGGACATGATGAAAGTACGCAATCTGGGGCGCAAATCTCTTGAAGAAGTTCAAGAAAAGTTAGCTGAACTGGGCCTGTCCCTGCGCAGCGACGATTAGAGTAGCAAACCAAGAAGCAAACTTTTGTTCTCTCGATTAAGAGGGAGGTAAACCACATGGCACAACGTAAATTGGGTCGTCGTAGCTCAGCTCGTAAAGCGCTGTTCCGCGACTTGGTAACAGACCTGATCATCAACGAGCGCATCGAAACTACAGAGATGAAGGCGAAAGAATTGCGCCCAATCGCTGAAAAAATGATCACGCTCGCGAAACGTGGCGATCTGCATGCTCGCCGTCAAGTTGCTGCTTTCGTTCGTAAAGAAGTTGCGAATGCTGAAGGCCGCGATGCTGTTCAAAAACTGTTCGATGAAATCGCTCCTCGCTTCAAAGAGCGCAACGGTGGATACACTCGTATCCTGAAAGCCGGCCCTCGCCGTGGCGACGCTGCTCCAATGGCGTACATCGAATTCGTTTAATACATGTAAACTGGTCATTTACTCAGGTTGTAAGCCTGGTAGATTACCGCGAAAAGGGTGGGGGCAGATCTGGTCATAGGCTGGACTCTGATTCAACCCTTTTTTCCTTTCTCTTCGAAATCCTGCTAGTCAGTTCCCTGTGAAGGCTGGGGAGGTTGTGAATGCCTCATGAATGAAGATAACCTGCTGGCATTGCGAGATGTTTCTTATACCTACGATGGTGAGGATGGCCAACGGGTTCCGGTATTACAAGGTGTTGACCTTACCATTCAAAAAGGTTCCTTTGTATCCGTATTGGGTCACAACGGTTCCGGCAAATCAACGATGGCAAAGCTGATGAATGCTCTGTTGCTTCCAGAAGGCGGCACAGTACTTATCAGTGGAATGGATACGAAAGATGGGGAGCAGCTTTGGGAAATTCGACGACATGTTGGCATGGTCTTTCAGAATCCGGACAATCAGATTGTTGGGGCCACTGTGGAAGATGATGTCGCCTTTGGCCTAGAGAACATGGGTGTGGACCCCAAAGAGATGCGAGATCGTATCGATGAGGCGCTCGTTTCTGTAGGGATGGAGTCTTATTTACAAGCACAACCACATCGTCTGTCTGGTGGTCAAAAGCAACGAGTGGCGATTGCAGGGATTATGGCGATGCGTCCTTCTGTCATCATTTTGGATGAAGCGACAGCGATGCTTGATCCACAAGGGAGAATGGAAGTGCTAAATCTGGCTCGTCAACTGAACCGTGATGAGGGACTCACGATCATAAACATTACCCACTTTCCGGAAGAAGCCATCTATTCGGATAAGGTCATCGTCATGAATGCGGGTGAAGTCCTGATGGAAGGTAAGCCGAGTGAAGTGTTTAATGAGGTAGATCGTTTGAAACAGGTGGGACTGGATGTGCCATTTGCCGTACGACTGCGACACGCACTTCAGTCCAAAGGGATTGATTTACCGTTTGTCCTGCATCAAGAGGAGCTGGTGGAGCACGTATGCAAATTACTTTTGACCAAGTAAGCCATATCTACGCAAAGGGAACACCGTTCGAGCGAGTTGCCTTACACAATATTTCGCTGACGATTCCATCTGGTTCGTTTGTCGGAATTATTGGCCACACGGGCTCAGGTAAGTCAACGCTGATTCAGCACTTGAACGGGTTGCTGATGCCTAGTTCAGGGCAGATTACCCTGGGTGATGCGGTCATTACTCCAAAGCGACGATTACCCCATGCTCAGAGGCGCGATATTGGGCTCGTCTTTCAATATCCTGAACATCAGTTGTTTGAAGAAACGGTTGCGAAGGATGTTGCTTTTGGACCGCTCAATTTTGACTTGCCAACGGAAATGGTGGAAGCGCGCGTAAAGGAGTCCCTTGAAATTGTCGGCCTGGATTATGCCACGATCAAGGATCGTTCGCCATTTCATTTGAGTGGCGGACAAATGCGACGTGTTGCTTTGGCTGGTGTTCTTGCCATGCAGCCGAAGGTTCTGGTATTGGATGAACCAACTGCGGGTCTTGATCCTGCGGGACGAGTCACGATTCTTGAAGGGATCTACCGGATTCATCGGGAACAAAACCTCACGACACTATTGGTCACGCACAGCATGGAAGAGGCAGCCCGCTATGCAGACTATTTGCTTGTGATGGAACAAGGTCAAGTAGCTTTGCAGGGGAAGCCGGAGGAAGTATTCATGCATGTGGATCGTCTCCGAGAGCTGTCTTTGGATGTACCGGAAACGGTGGCTCTCGTATCGCAAATGAATCAAAAGCTGCCGGACAAGGCTAGTCTGCCGAGCTCCCTTTATCGGGAGGAAGAGCTGATTGCCCATCTGCTGGAACGACTGTCCGTACCAAAGGAGGGCTAGGCATGCTGCAGAATATCGCAATTGGTCAATACGTACCAGGGCAATCTTTTTTACATCGTGCAGATCCGCGAAGCAAGCTTCTCTTCATCATTCTTTTTGCTACCTTGATTTTTCTGGCTAACAATACGGTTACGTACGCCATACTCATTGGTTTTACCTTGTATGCTGCACTTCTTTCTAGGCTTTCCTTGTCCTATATATTAAAAAGCTTAAAACCTGTCTGGATCCTGATTTTGTTTACCGTAGTCTTGCATATTTTTATCACAAAAGGCGGAACGGTTTACTTTCAGTGGGGATGGTTTACAGTAGAAGAACAGGGAGTTCGCCAGGCGATCTTCATTTCTTTGCGGTTGGGACTTTTGATTCTCATTAGCTCCCTACTAACACTGACAACCTCTCCAATCGATTTGACGGAAGGTTTGGAGCGTTTACTAGGACCACTAGGGAAGATCGGCATACCAGTTCATGATATAGCCCTGATGATGTCTATTGCACTCCGGTTCATTCCGACCCTGATGGAAGAAACGGATAAAATCATCAAGGCGCAGACCGCCAGAGGAGCCAATTTCACCAGTGGAAGTCTCGTGCGCAGAGCCAAGAACCTGATTCCGATCGCTATTCCTTTATTTGTTAGTGCGTTTCGGCGTGCTGAAGAACTGGCTTTGGCGATGGAAGCGCGTGGCTATCGCGGGGGAGTGGGGAGAACGCGGCTGAATAAGCTGACGTTCACTTGGCGTGATGGAATCGTAGCTGTTGTGAGTGTGATCTTGGTAATCGTGATTGGATGGTGGCGTACATGAAGCGACTGCGATGTGTATTGGCATATGACGGAACTGACTTCAGCGGTTTTCAGGTACAGCCAGATCAAGTAACGGTCCAGGGGGAAATTGAAGCCGCATTGAATCGGGTTACCGGAGAGGATATCCAGGTCTTCGGTTCAGGCCGGACAGATGCGGGTGTTCATGCACGCGGTCAAGTGATTCACTTTGACACGGCGAGCAACATTCCGATGGATAAATGGCGGTTTGTGTTGAACAATCAATTGCCTGATTCTATTGTCATTCGGACAGTCGAAGAGGTCGATGCCTCTTTTCATGCGCGTTTTGACGTGCAAGTAAAAGAATATCGATATTGTATCGACAACAATCCAGTGGCAGATGTATTCCGGCATCGTTACGCTGACCATGTCCGGTTTCCGTTAGATGTAGATGCAATGCAGCAGGCTGCTCATTATTTGGTGGGTGAACATGATTTTACTTCCTTTTGCTCGGCAAAGACATACGTCGAGGACAAGGTTCGGACTGTGTACGGGCTCTCCGTGGAAAAAATCGGAGACGAGGTATGGGTGACATGCCGAGGCAACGGTTTTTTGTACAACATGGTTCGAATTATTGTGGGGACTTTGGTTGAAGTAGGGCAAGGAAAAAGAAACCCTGCTGAACTGAGGGAAATCCTCGCCGCATGTGATCGGGAAAAGGCAGGTAAGACAGCACCAGCCAAGGGTCTGACCATGTGGGAAGTTGTCTACTAGTTTTCTGATTTCCAACTATTAGACGCACGAGCAGCACTTGACTATGGAGCGTCTATGTAGTACGATATTCCTTGGTATTTTAACCCCGCCTAGCCCCACTCTAGCCCCGGGATTGAAAGACAAGATCGTGATTACATGGAACACCTGGAAGAGTTGCTCACCCGTAACAGCAATTATCTTCCATTGCAAGTTTCGGTTGTTTTGGTTATAAGTAGATGGATATGTGTTAGGTAAGATATTTA
The window above is part of the Brevibacillus brevis NBRC 100599 genome. Proteins encoded here:
- the rplQ gene encoding 50S ribosomal protein L17 gives rise to the protein MAQRKLGRRSSARKALFRDLVTDLIINERIETTEMKAKELRPIAEKMITLAKRGDLHARRQVAAFVRKEVANAEGRDAVQKLFDEIAPRFKERNGGYTRILKAGPRRGDAAPMAYIEFV
- a CDS encoding energy-coupling factor transporter transmembrane component T family protein; the encoded protein is MLQNIAIGQYVPGQSFLHRADPRSKLLFIILFATLIFLANNTVTYAILIGFTLYAALLSRLSLSYILKSLKPVWILILFTVVLHIFITKGGTVYFQWGWFTVEEQGVRQAIFISLRLGLLILISSLLTLTTSPIDLTEGLERLLGPLGKIGIPVHDIALMMSIALRFIPTLMEETDKIIKAQTARGANFTSGSLVRRAKNLIPIAIPLFVSAFRRAEELALAMEARGYRGGVGRTRLNKLTFTWRDGIVAVVSVILVIVIGWWRT
- a CDS encoding energy-coupling factor transporter ATPase codes for the protein MNEDNLLALRDVSYTYDGEDGQRVPVLQGVDLTIQKGSFVSVLGHNGSGKSTMAKLMNALLLPEGGTVLISGMDTKDGEQLWEIRRHVGMVFQNPDNQIVGATVEDDVAFGLENMGVDPKEMRDRIDEALVSVGMESYLQAQPHRLSGGQKQRVAIAGIMAMRPSVIILDEATAMLDPQGRMEVLNLARQLNRDEGLTIINITHFPEEAIYSDKVIVMNAGEVLMEGKPSEVFNEVDRLKQVGLDVPFAVRLRHALQSKGIDLPFVLHQEELVEHVCKLLLTK
- a CDS encoding energy-coupling factor transporter ATPase, with the translated sequence MQITFDQVSHIYAKGTPFERVALHNISLTIPSGSFVGIIGHTGSGKSTLIQHLNGLLMPSSGQITLGDAVITPKRRLPHAQRRDIGLVFQYPEHQLFEETVAKDVAFGPLNFDLPTEMVEARVKESLEIVGLDYATIKDRSPFHLSGGQMRRVALAGVLAMQPKVLVLDEPTAGLDPAGRVTILEGIYRIHREQNLTTLLVTHSMEEAARYADYLLVMEQGQVALQGKPEEVFMHVDRLRELSLDVPETVALVSQMNQKLPDKASLPSSLYREEELIAHLLERLSVPKEG
- the rpsK gene encoding 30S ribosomal protein S11, with amino-acid sequence MAKRKQATATRTRRRDRKNVEVGVAHIRSTFNNTIVTITDPHGNAISWSSAGSLGFKGSRKSTPFAAQMAAEAAARVAMEHGMRSLEVSVKGPGAGREAAIRSLQATGLEVNMIKDVTPIPHNGCRPPKRRRV
- the rpsM gene encoding 30S ribosomal protein S13, which codes for MARIAGVDLPREKRVEVALTYIFGIGRPTSQKILSATGVDMNTRVRDLTEDEVNKLREYIDKTVKVEGDLRREISLNIKRLMEIGCFRGIRHRRGLPVRGQRSKTNARTRKGPRRTVANKKK
- the rpmJ gene encoding 50S ribosomal protein L36 is translated as MKVRPSVKPICEKCKVIRRKGNVMVICENPKHKQKQG
- the truA gene encoding tRNA pseudouridine(38-40) synthase TruA yields the protein MKRLRCVLAYDGTDFSGFQVQPDQVTVQGEIEAALNRVTGEDIQVFGSGRTDAGVHARGQVIHFDTASNIPMDKWRFVLNNQLPDSIVIRTVEEVDASFHARFDVQVKEYRYCIDNNPVADVFRHRYADHVRFPLDVDAMQQAAHYLVGEHDFTSFCSAKTYVEDKVRTVYGLSVEKIGDEVWVTCRGNGFLYNMVRIIVGTLVEVGQGKRNPAELREILAACDREKAGKTAPAKGLTMWEVVY
- a CDS encoding DNA-directed RNA polymerase subunit alpha, whose amino-acid sequence is MIEIEKPKIEVVEVSDDNSYGKFVVEPLERGYGTTLGNSLRRILLSSLPGAAVRTVQIDGVLHEFSTVEGVVEDVTEIILNIKGLALKIHSDEEKVIEIDAEGEGVVKAGDIRADSDVEVLNPDLHIATLANGGRLHIRMTAGRGRGYVQSDGNKSEDLPIGVIPIDSIYTPIKRVNYQVENTRVGQMTNYDKLTLEVWTNGSISPEEAVSLGAKIMTEHLNLFVGLTDEAKDAEIMVEKEEDKKEKVLEMTIEELDLSVRSYNCLKRAGINTVQELTQKTEEDMMKVRNLGRKSLEEVQEKLAELGLSLRSDD
- the infA gene encoding translation initiation factor IF-1, with product MAKDDVIEVEGTVIEPLPNAMFRVELENGHKVLAHVSGKIRMHFIRILPGDKVTVELSPYDLTRGRITYRYK